CAAGGCCCGTGGTGCCGCGCCGCTGCCGAAGGGCAAGGCACGGATCGGCATCCTGGTGCTGCTGGGCCTCGTCTTCTCGAAGTACATCTACCTCGCCAGCCTGACGAGCTTCTACACCTTCTACCTGATCGAGAAGTTCCACCTGACGGTCGCCCAGGCACAGTTCCAGCTGTTCCTGTTCCTCGCCGCCGTTGCCGCGGGCACGATCGCCGGCGGGCCGCTGGGCGACCGCTTCGGGCGCAAGTACGTGATCTGGTTCTCGATCCTCGGTGCGCTGCCCTTCACCCTGCTGCTGCCCCATGCCAGCCTGCTGTGGACGCCGCCGCTGGCGATGCTGGTCGGCCTGATCCTCGCCTCGGCCTTCCCCGCGATCGTCGTCTTCGCGCAGGAGTTGATGCCCGACAGCGTCGGCATGGTCTCGGGCCTGTTCTTCGGCTTCGCCTTTGGCGTCGGCGGCATCGGCGCGGCGGCACTAGGCTGGACGGCAGACCGCGTCGGCATCGAGACCGTCTACCAGTGGGTCGCCTTCATGCCACTGTTCGGGCTGCTCGCGATATTCCTGCCTAAGGTCGAGAAGGCACCGGCGCGCTGATCCTGCGGCGGCGCATCGCAGCGCCGGTGAGCCCGAAGCCGAGAATGGCCATCATCCAGGTGGCCGGCTCGGGCACACCGGCGCCACGCAGCGAAGCCGTGAACGTGGCCGCCACCGGCGTCCGGTTGGGATCGAGCTTGAGGACGCCGCCGCTGGTATCGACGAAGCTGCGGAAGAAAGTACTGGCCGTCAGGTTGGCCGAAATCGGGCCCAGGCTCGATGCGCCGTCCCAAGTCGCGAACACCGATGGCGTCGTGACGAAGGCAAACGTATTACCGGTCGGCACCGGCGGATAGAACTCGATGAAGCCGAACGTGTTCTGCGGCATGTTGACGAAGCTTACGCTCGGATTGGTCAGCGTCACTTCGCCGAGCGAGCCGAGCTTGAGCACGGCGCTGCTGTTCAACACGAAGTAGCAACCTGCGATCACGCCGCTCGCGTTTGAACACTGCTTACGCGTGGCAAGGTCGCCGATCGTCGTAATCGAGAAATTGCCAGAAAAGCTCTGCCCGGCAAGAGTGCCGCTCGCCGTGCTCGAAACGGTGTACAGCATTTCGGCCGCGGCCGCCGGCGTGGCCAATGCCAGACCAACAATCGCCCAGAATGCGGTAACGAAACCGCGCATCATCCTATCCCCCCCCTGTTTTCTGCCCTTCCGCGCATCGTGGTTAACCAGATGGGAAGAGTCAAATCAGTCCATGGAAATCAATCCATTATGGAGGGGGTTAGACCCGCCAGTCGATTGCGCCGCGGCCGTTCGCTTCGAGGGAATTCGTTCGCCCGGCTGAAATGCTTGCAGCCGAAGAAGCCCGAATGGGCCGAGAGCGGACTCGGGTGCGGGGCGGTGAGGACGAGGTGCCTGCCGCCGGTCAGGCCGGGTAGGCGCGAGGCCTTGTTGCGGGCGTGACTGCCCCAGAGCAGGAACACTGCCGGTTCCTCACGCGCTGCCACCGCCGCCACGGCAGCGTCGGTGATCGCTTCCCAGCCGAGGTTCTGGTGCGATCCGGCGCGGCCTTCCTCGACGGTCAGCGCATTGTTGAGCAGCAGCACGCCCTGCTTCGCCCATTTCTCGAGATTGCCCTGCGCCGGCCGGTCGATGCCGAGGTCGCTGGCAATCTCCTTGTAGATGTTGAGCAGGCTCGGCGGCACTTTCACGCCCTCGGGCACCGAGAAGCTCAGGCCATGCGCCTGGCCGGGGCCATGATAGGGGTCCTGTCCGAGGATGACGACCTTGACCTGATCGAGCGGCGTCAGTTCGAGCGCGCGTAGCCGGCTGCCGCGCGGGGGATAGATTTCGTTTCCCCCGCTGCTTCTTCCGCCGTCAGGAACCCGCCGAGCTTCCTCGCCTCGCGCGTCGCCAGCACCGGCTCGATCGCGCCGCGCCAGCTTTCGGGAACCGCTTCCGCTGCCATCGTTTTGATCCCTAAACCCCTTTGATTTGCGCGCAGATAGGCCTAAGCCGCTTGCCCTATGGCTGTCCATTTCCACGAAGAAGATCTCCCCGAAGGCGTGCTCGCGCCGGGTCCCGTCGCCGTCGATACCGAGACCATGGGGCTCATCACCCCGCGCGACCGGCTTTGCGTCGTACAGATTTCCGACGGGCAGGGTGACGAGCATCTCGTCCGCTTCGCCGCGGACAGCGCCTATGCCGCGCCCAACCTCAAGGCCGTGCTGGCCGACCCTTCGCGGCTGAAGCTGTTCCACTTCGCGCGCTTCGATCTCGCCGCGATCGAACACTATCTCGGCGTCACCGCCGCACCGGTGTTCTGCACCAAGATCGCCAGCAAGCTGACGCGGACCTATACCGACCGCCACGGCCTCAAGGACATCGTCCGGGAGCTGCTCGGCAAGGAAATCTCCAAGCAGCAGCAGTCGAGCGACTGGGGCGGCGCGGTGCTGTCCGACGCGCAGCAGGAATATGCCGCTTCGGACGTGCGCCATCTCCACGCCATGCACGCGATCTTCGTCGAGAAGCTGGCGCGCGAGCACCGCACCGAACTGGCCCAAGCCTGCTTCGATTTCCTGCCGTCGCGCGCCCGGCTCGACCTTGCCGGCTGGCCCGAGCACGACATCTTCAGCCACGAGTAACAGCCGGGCGATGACCACACGATCATGACTACTCAGGCGGACATCATCCGGGGCAAGCGGCAGCGCTTCGCTGCACCCGGCGGATTCCACGACAAGCTGGTCGGCTTCCTGCAGAAGGCACTGCCGGCGGGGATCGGCGTAGTCGCCGCGGTGATGATCCTGGTGCCGCTAAGCCCACGCCACGAGATCAGCTTCCTGCTCGACCGCAACAAGGTGGCGGTGACGCCCGAGCGCATCCACGTCGACAAAGCGAAGTATCGCGGCGAGGACGACGACGGCCGGCCCTTCGAACTGACCGCCGGCAGCGCGATCCAGCCTTCGCCGGCTTCGCCGATCCTCGATCTTACGGATCTCGTCGCTTCGATCCAGCTCAAGGACGGCCCTGCCCAGCTCAATGCACCGGGCGGCAACTACAATTTCGACACCAGCCTGGTGGCGGTGCCCGGCCCGGTCAACTTCTCGGCCTCCGATGGCTACTCGATGGTGACCAACAACGTCGCCATAGATCTCAAGACGAAGCGCATGGCCGGCGCAGGCGGCGTTTCGGGGACGGTCCCCGCTGGCACTTTCGCCGCGAACCGGATAGTCGGCGATCTCGGCGAACGAACCGTGACGCTCGAAGGAAACGCAAGGTTGCACATGACGCCCGGCAAGATGAGGATGCCCCAATGACGTTTCGTGCAGCTTCCAAAATCGCGCTCGGCGCCTTTTTCCTGAGCGGCGCGGCGCTGGTCGGGCTGCAGCAGCTCGGCGCCCAGGCCATCAGCGGGCACGACAGCAACGCGCCGGTCGACTACGCGGCCGACCGCATCGAGCTGCAGGACAAAGCCAATCGCGTCGTCCTGTCTGGCAATGTCGACATCACCCAGGGCGATCTCAAGATGCGCGCCGCGCGCACCACGGTGGCCTATACCAACGCCGATGCGCTCAAGATCCAGCGGCTCGACGCGACCGGCGGGGTCACGGTGACGCGCGGCAATCAAAGCGCGAAGGGCGATGTCGCGGTCTATGACTTCAACCGCCGCATCATCACGATGGCGGGCAACGTCGCGCTGCGCCGCGGCACCGACACCTTGAACGGCGGCCGGCTGGTGATGGACCTCAACACCGGCTTGTCCAGCGTCGATGGCCGCCCCGGTGGCTCCTCCTCGGCGCTCGGCGGAGCGAGCGGCGGCGGTGGGCGCGTCTCGGGCTCGTTCTCGGTGCCCAAGCGCACCAACTAACCGACAGCAGGGGTTCAATCCGCTCACCAAGCGCTCTAAGCCGCGGCGCATGACGCACGCCCGCTCCCCACTACCATTCCTGTCGGTAACCGCGGGGATCGCCACCTTCAGCACGATGGACGCGCTGATGAAAAGCGCCTCGATGGCCGGCGGCGTCTACAATGCCCTGCTGCTGCGCTCGATCATCGGCGGTCTGCTGATGCTGCCGATCTGGCTGCTGGCACGCGGTCGTTGGCCGGCGCTGGCGGTCCTCAAGATCCACGCGCTCCGCTCTGCCGTGGTGGCGGCGATGGCCGGGCTGTTCTTCTGGGCGCTGGTGCGGCTGCCGATGGCGGAGGCCATGGCGCTGTCGTTCATCGCGCCGCTGATCGCGCTCTACCTCGCGGCGGTGGTCCTGGGCGAGACGATCCGGCCGACGGCGATCGTCGCCTCGGTGCTGGGGCTTGCCGGCGTCGCCGTGATCACCGCAGCGCGTTTCAGCACGGAAAGCCCCGCCGAGGCGGCGCCGGCGATCGGTGCGGTCCTGCTGTCGGCCTTCTTCTACGCCTGGAACCTGATCCTGCAGCGGCAGCAGGCGTTGGTGGCGAAACCCTTCGACGTGGCGCTGTTCCAGAGCCTGTTCATGGCGCTGTTCCTGATCCTTGCCGCGCCCGTGATCATGCTGGCCTGGAAGTCCGCCCCCGCCTGGCCGACTCCGGCCTTGCTGCGCGACGTCACGGGCGCCGCGGTCCTCGCGGCGATTGCGCTGATGCTGCTGAGCTGGGGCTATGCGCGCGCCGAGGCGCAGGCGCTGGTACCGCTCGAGTACACCGCCTTCGTCTGGGCGGCGCTGGCCGGCTACGTCTGGTTCAGCGAAGCCGTGACCGCGGCCACGATCGCCGGCACGGCGCTGATCGTCCTGGGCTGCTGGATCGCCACGCGCAGTCCGGCAACGCCGACGGTGCCCGCGGCCGCCCTGCCGCCGGCACCCTGATCACTCTTCGTTTTCGCTGGCCCGGCGCTGGAGCAAACGAACCAACTGCCTGGAATGCAGCTTCTCGATGTGCCGGTAGCCGGCGAAGAGTTCGCGCCGGCCCGTGGCGGCCTGGGCCTGCTGACCCAGCAGCTCGGCCGCGGCGACTTGCAGCGCACCATTGACCATTTCGCGGACGGCGCGGTCCCAGACGGGCCAGAGCTCATCCTCGTCTTCGATGATATGCTCGAGCCTGAGCGCCTCGGTGATATCCGATGGCTTCAGATCGCCCTCCGTAGCGTCGCGATAAGCGGCGAAGAGCTCGACGAGTGCAGTGACCTGCGCGACGATCAGTTCGGGTCGCCCCGCACCGCGGGCAACGCGGAGGAGATTGGCAGTCATTTCGCGAAGACCTTGGCGAACCGCTGTTGCCGACGCCTGAGCTGCCGAGCAGTCGGCGCGATCGGGCATAGAGTTTCTCCTGCGGATTTGAAGCACATCCCTCAATGCAAATGCAAATCCGCCTGGGGGTTTCTCGATTGTTTCTCTGCCCTATCAATCGCTTACTTTGAGCGCAAGCGCACCCATTGCCCAGAATTGGAACAGTATTGGACGCTGTTTCAATCAAAGTAGCGCGGTATCGGCCATTCGGTCGCACCGCGCGGGTACCGGGCTTTAATGCAGCGCCGGCAAGGTCCAGCGCTCGCAGTCGCCCTCGTCGGGGATGCCGATCAGATCCTGGGCAGAGACCAGCGACGATTCCGCCGCAGCCAGCATCCTGCGAACCTGCTGCAGTCGCCGAAGCTGATCGACCCTTTCCGCCATGGCCTGTGGGCGCTGCGTCAGGAATTTCTTGCGGAACATCGGCCAGGGCCTCCTTGAGCCCGAGTCATAGCTCGGCCAGCCTTTGGGCCGCTTCGCAGATCCCGACAGTTTGTTGGCAGTCCCGTTGCGCTCGGGGCTCAGGCCCAGGCGGGACTGCCCGAGGCGTATTTCACCGGCTCCGGGCGATATTCGCGCCCCAGGGTCGGCACGCCGCGTTCGGCGTTGCGCCACGAGGCGGGCGACTTGCCAAACTCGACGGTGAACCAGCGCGAGAACGAGCTGAGCGTCGAATAGCCGAGCAGCATCCCTACATCGGTAACCGAATGGTTCGACGTCGAGAGGTAACGCACGGCCAGATCGCGGCGCGCCTCGTTCAGCAGCGCGGCAAAGGTCGCGCCTTCCTTTTCGAGCAGCCGCTGAAGCATGCGCGGATGCAGGCTGAGGTTGTCGGCGACGCTTTCCATCGTCACGTTGCAGCGGCTGAGCAGGCTGTTGATCGCGCGGCGGACCTGGTCGGTGACCGTGCTCGTCGCGCGCTGGCCCGCCAGCATCTCAAGGCACTGCTCGGCATGGCGCGCCATGAGCTCGTTC
The window above is part of the Novosphingobium sp. G106 genome. Proteins encoded here:
- a CDS encoding PEPxxWA-CTERM sorting domain-containing protein codes for the protein MRGFVTAFWAIVGLALATPAAAAEMLYTVSSTASGTLAGQSFSGNFSITTIGDLATRKQCSNASGVIAGCYFVLNSSAVLKLGSLGEVTLTNPSVSFVNMPQNTFGFIEFYPPVPTGNTFAFVTTPSVFATWDGASSLGPISANLTASTFFRSFVDTSGGVLKLDPNRTPVAATFTASLRGAGVPEPATWMMAILGFGLTGAAMRRRRISAPVPSRP
- a CDS encoding DMT family transporter gives rise to the protein MTHARSPLPFLSVTAGIATFSTMDALMKSASMAGGVYNALLLRSIIGGLLMLPIWLLARGRWPALAVLKIHALRSAVVAAMAGLFFWALVRLPMAEAMALSFIAPLIALYLAAVVLGETIRPTAIVASVLGLAGVAVITAARFSTESPAEAAPAIGAVLLSAFFYAWNLILQRQQALVAKPFDVALFQSLFMALFLILAAPVIMLAWKSAPAWPTPALLRDVTGAAVLAAIALMLLSWGYARAEAQALVPLEYTAFVWAALAGYVWFSEAVTAATIAGTALIVLGCWIATRSPATPTVPAAALPPAP
- a CDS encoding LPS export ABC transporter periplasmic protein LptC — protein: MTTQADIIRGKRQRFAAPGGFHDKLVGFLQKALPAGIGVVAAVMILVPLSPRHEISFLLDRNKVAVTPERIHVDKAKYRGEDDDGRPFELTAGSAIQPSPASPILDLTDLVASIQLKDGPAQLNAPGGNYNFDTSLVAVPGPVNFSASDGYSMVTNNVAIDLKTKRMAGAGGVSGTVPAGTFAANRIVGDLGERTVTLEGNARLHMTPGKMRMPQ
- a CDS encoding LptA/OstA family protein translates to MTFRAASKIALGAFFLSGAALVGLQQLGAQAISGHDSNAPVDYAADRIELQDKANRVVLSGNVDITQGDLKMRAARTTVAYTNADALKIQRLDATGGVTVTRGNQSAKGDVAVYDFNRRIITMAGNVALRRGTDTLNGGRLVMDLNTGLSSVDGRPGGSSSALGGASGGGGRVSGSFSVPKRTN
- a CDS encoding MFS transporter, whose product is MGVLVAISLCHLINDMMQSLLPAIYPGLAKELTLNFSQIGLITLVYQITASILQPIIGLVADKKPVPLALPIGTLFSMAGLLVLSIAHVYALVLLGAALLGMGSSIFHPESSRVARMASGARHGFAQSLFQVGGNAGQALGPLAAALVVVRYGQTSLAFFALLALLSAAILWNVSRWYKHHGLARLQAGRKARGAAPLPKGKARIGILVLLGLVFSKYIYLASLTSFYTFYLIEKFHLTVAQAQFQLFLFLAAVAAGTIAGGPLGDRFGRKYVIWFSILGALPFTLLLPHASLLWTPPLAMLVGLILASAFPAIVVFAQELMPDSVGMVSGLFFGFAFGVGGIGAAALGWTADRVGIETVYQWVAFMPLFGLLAIFLPKVEKAPAR
- a CDS encoding ribonuclease D — translated: MAVHFHEEDLPEGVLAPGPVAVDTETMGLITPRDRLCVVQISDGQGDEHLVRFAADSAYAAPNLKAVLADPSRLKLFHFARFDLAAIEHYLGVTAAPVFCTKIASKLTRTYTDRHGLKDIVRELLGKEISKQQQSSDWGGAVLSDAQQEYAASDVRHLHAMHAIFVEKLAREHRTELAQACFDFLPSRARLDLAGWPEHDIFSHE